CATCCCGATTGGGACACACTACGGTTCCCGAACGGCGAATGGGTGTTCGGACACGGAATCAGCAGCCACGATCACCTTCGCCTGGGGAGCGGCACACAGGTCGTGAAGGACAGCCGCGGGCACGTGCGAATTTTCTTCGGCCACGTCTGCGGACCGAACGGCGGGATCGGTGCGTTCCACGGAGCATCGTCGGCCAAGTCGCTCGATGACTTCTACCGGCAGTTGTCCGAGCCATTTGGCTTCCACGAATGGGTTCCCGACTAATAGAATTCCCCCATGCTCCTCCTGATCGACAACTACGACTCGTTCACTTACAACCTCGTGCAGCGGTTCGGGGAGATCGACTCCGCGCTGAACATGAGGGTCGTGCGAAACGACCAGATCACGCTCGACGAGATCGCGGGGCTCGCGCCCACGCACATCGTCATTTCCCCCGGCCCGTGTACGCCGAAGGAAGCCGGGATCTCCAACGCCGTGCTGGAGCGGTTCGCGCCCACGGTACCGGTGTTCGGCGTGTGCCTGGGCCACCAGTGCATCGGCCACACGTTCGGCGGCGAGGTGATCCGCAACAGCCGCATCATGCACGGGAAGGTGTCGCCCATTCACCATGACGGTAAGGGGCTGTTCGCGGGGATGAGTAACCCGTTCGATGCGACCCGGTATCACTCGCTGGTCATCAAGAAAGAGACGTGGGCGAACCCGGACTTTGAAGTGTCGGCCTGGACCGCCGAAGGCGAGATCATGGGCGTGCGCCACAAAACATGGCCGCTCCACGGCGTTCAGTTCCACCCGGAGAGCTTCCTCACGGTCGAGGGGCCGACCATCCTACGGAACTTCTTGGCCCTTCGCGGCTAGCGTCGGGTTCCTCCTCATTACGCCGCCGAGTGTCGTAACGAGAAGACCGATCACCCCAGTTCCTGATACACCCGCGCGTGTTGCTCCGCAAAGCGAGCCACACCGAACCGTTCCGCCGCGCGGGTTCGGCCGGCTGCGCCCATGCGTGCGGCCGCGTCCGGGTCCGCGAGTAGCGCCTGCGATTTGGCGGCCAGCGCGGGGCGGTCCCCGTGCGGCACGACGAAACCGGTCACGCCGTCCTCAATGATTTCACTCAGTTCCGGCGTGTTGTACGCAACCACCGGCTTGCCCGCGGCCATCGCCCGCAGTGCCAGGTGCTCGCCGCCGCGCTCACACGTCACCCACACCTGATCCGCCAGAAGCGTCGCGGCGGCGAGATCGGGCCGGGCGCCGCTAAAGCGGACACGGAAGTCGTCGAACGCGAGCGCCCGCCCCAACCCCTCCACCGCCGCCCGGTCGCGCCCGTCGCCGGTGAGCACCAGTTGGAGCGCGGGCGAACTGTACCGGATCATGTCGAACACACCGACCGCGTCCTTCGTGCCGTGTGCGGCGTCCAGGCGCCCTCCGGCGAAGATCAGTTGCGCATCTTTGGGGGCACCCACGTCCGAGCAGAATTGGACACGATCGGGGGGTTCCTCGATCAGCGCTACGGCGGGTGCGATTCGCGTGAGGCGGTCGCTGGCCACTCCGATCCGCCGGTACCGTTCGCCCTGCGCCCAGCCGGTCGCAATCACGCGGTCCGCGCGCCGGACCTGGCGCGCGGTGAGCCACCCGCTCACCCCGCCGCCGGGGGGCACCGCGCCGGTGGCCACGAGTCGAGGGGCGGTCCCCTCGTCGTAGCCCGCCAAGCACAGGCGCGCGACCCGAACCGCGTCGGGTCCGAACGTGTGAAAGATCGTTGCGCCGCAACCCTGAACGGCGCGCCGGAGCCGGCGCATTCCGCTGAGGTCGAGCGCGGTGCGCACCGGTAGCGCGGCGACCGCGACGCCCGAGGCCCGCAGCGCATCGGCAGCGGCCCCGGTCGCGGGACCGAGCGCCCCGACCGTGACCTCGAACCGGTCGCGCGGCAGCGCGCGAGCCAACAGCGCGAGTTGCCCCGCCGCGTCACTATCACCGAGATCGGACGCCAAGAAAAAGAGCTTCACAAGTATCGACTTGGGTTCCCGGAAACGATACGGATATGGGCGAAACACACTCTAATCGCGAACCTCGAAACGCGGAATACGAAACCCTATTCGCCGCCCAGGAGCACCCCGACGAACGGGAGGTGCCGGTACTCGTCGTTGAAGTCCAGCCCGTAGCCGACGACGAACTTGTCCGGGATCGTGAACCCGACGAAGTCGGGCTCGAACGGCACCTCCTGGCGCCCGATCTTGCGCAGCAGCACGCCCACTTTCACCGACGCCGCGCCGCGGTCGATCAGGTGCGCGACCACGCGCGTGAGTGTCTTCCCCGTATCGAGGATGTCGTCCAGGAGCAGGATGTGCTTGCCCGCGATGTCGGGCAAGAGTTCGTCGCGGATCTCCAGGAGCCCCGGAACGAGCGTCTCCCCGCGGTAGCTCGACGCAGTAATGAACGCGACCCGCAGAGGCAAGTTAATGCGCCGGATCAGGTCGGCCGTGAACATGAGGCAGCCGGTCAGAATGCCCACTACTGTGACCGGCTTACCGTCGTAGGTGCGAGCGATCTCGGTGGCCAATTCCTCCACGCGCGCGTGAATCCGGTCGGCGGTGATTAGCACTTCCATTGGGTAGCTCCGACGGGGATGCCACTAGTGTGGAAGTTAACGGGCCGCGTTTCAAGTTCGGCCCGTTCAAACGACGGACCGCTACTTCTTCTTGGGGGCTGCTTTCTTCGCGACCGGCTTCTTGGCGACTGGCTTCTTCGCAACGGGCTTCTTGGCCGCGACAGCTTTCGCGACCGGCTTGGCCGCGGGCTTCTTCGCCGCGGGTTTCTTCGCAACCGGCTTCTTGGCCGAAACAGCTTTCGCGACTGCGGCTTTTGCGGCCGGCTTCTTGGCCGGCGCGCTCTTGGCCGCGGGCTTCTTGGCCGCGACAGCTTTCGCGGCCGGCTTCTTCGCAACAACCTTTTTGACGGCCTTGACTGCTTTCTTCACCGCGGGCGCGGACTTGCCCTTCGCCGCGTCCTTGCCGAGAATCGCTCCGCCGACCCCGCCCACGGCCGCGCCCACGGCCGCACCCAGCGGGCCGAGGATTGACCCCACCGCGGCCCCGGCCATCGCGCCGCCGGCCGCGCCGCCGACCGTGCCCAGTGACTCGGTGTCCTTGTCGCTCGTGCCGTCTTGAGTGTCGTCTGCCATTTGGTCTCTCCGCGTTCGAGTTTGTGACACAAGTGCGTTCGCAATGCACATGCCGCGCCAGAAGGTGCGGCACGGTTGCTACACTGACCATACGATATCACACGCTCTCGCGCTGCGAGGGCGCCGGCACCGTAAATCATTCGGAACGGGACGCGCAATGGCCAAACGACTCGACCACGTCCTCGTCATCGACATCGAATCGACGTGCTGGGACGGCGGAACCCCACCGCGGGGCGAGATGAACGACATCATCGAGATCGGCTTGACCCCGCTCGAACTGAGTAGCGGTCGGCGCCTGGAGAAGCGGAGCATCCTCGTGCGCCCGGAGCGCTCGAAGGTGAGCCCGTTCTGCACACAGCTCACCACGCTCACTCAGGAGCAGGTGGATACCGGCATCCTGTTCAAGGATGCGTGCAAGATTCTGGAAACCGAATACTTGTCGCAGGAGCGGCTGTGGGCGAGCTTCGGCGACTACGACCGCCGGCAGTTCGACAAGCAGTGCCGCGACGAGGGCGTGCGCTACCCGTTCGGCCCCAGCCACCTGAACGTGAAGACGCTCTGCTCCGTTGCCAAAGGGCTACCCACGGAGATCGGCCTTCCCCAAGCCCTGGCACTCTATGGTTTGAAGCTCGAAGGGACGCACCACCGCGGCCACGACGATGCATGGAACATCGCCGCGCTTTTCGCCGAATTCTTGAAACGAATGCGGAACCAAGCGTAATCGGTGTTGGGTACGAGTCAGCGGTGCGCGACAGATTTCCCACCAGTCGCGACCCGACCGACTTCGGAATGCGAACCGGCTCAGGCGATCGCGTCCTTGATGACGTGCCCGAAGACGTCGGTGAGGCGGAAGTCGCGGCCCGCGTGCCGGTACGTCAGCTTCTCGTGGTCGAATCCGAGTTGGTTGAGAATCGTAGCTTGCACGTCGTGGACGTGAACCCCGCCTTCTGCGGGGTGGAATCCCAGTTCGTCCGTCTTGCCGAGCGTGACGCCCGGCTTGGTCCCGCCGCCCGCCATCCAGATCGTGAACGCCTGCGGGTGGTGGTCGCGCCCCAAACTGCGCCCGAGCACCGGGTTCGATTCCACCATCGGCGTGCGCCCGAACTCGCCGCCCCAAACGACCAGCGTGCTGTCGAGCAGCCCCTTGCGCTTCAGATCGGCGACGAGCGCCGCAGACGCCTGATCGGTCGCTTTGCAGTTTCCGCGCAAATTCCCGACCACATCCGAGTGCGCGTCCCAGCCCTCGTGGTAGATGGTGATGAACCGCACCCCGCGTTCCACCATTCGGCGCGCGAGTAGACACGCGCGGGCGAAGCTCGGCTTGTCCGGGTCGGCGCCGTAGAGATCGAGTATCTTCTTCGGCTCCTTCCGTAAGTCGGTGAGTTCGGGTGCGGCCGTCTGGAGCCGGCCCGCCATTTCATAAGCCGCGGTACGAGTTGCGATCTCGGGATCGCCCACCGCGCCGAGCCGCTTCTTGTTCATCTCGGCCACGAGGTCGAGCGTATCCTTTTGGAGTGCGGCATCGACCCCGGCCGGCGACGACACGTTCAGGATCGGGTCACCCTGGTTGCGGAACCGCGTGCCGGTGTAAATGGTCGGGAGGAACCCACTACTCCAGTTGGCCGCGCCCCCACTGATCCCACCCCCGGTGGACATCACCACGAACGCGGGCAGCTCCTTCGTCGCGCAGCCGAGTGCGTACACCGCCCACGACCCGATGCTCGGCCGGCCCGGTTGCGAGAACCCGGTGTTGAAGAAGATCTGCGCCGGGGCGTGGTTGAACTGGTCCGTGTGAACAGCCTTCAGGAAGCACACGTCATCGACCGTCTTCGCGAGGTGCGGTAACATCTCGGACAGTTCCGCGCCGCACTTGCCGTGCTTGGCGAACTTGAATTGCGGGCCAAGGACCGCGGCGTCCGGGCGAATGAATGCGTACCGCTGCCCCTTAATCACTTCCGGCGGGAGCGGCTTGCCTTCGAGCTTGGCCAGCGCGGGCTTGTAGTCGAACAGGTCGAGTTGGCTGGGCGCCCCGGTCATGAACAGGTGGATGACCGCCTTCGCCTTGCCCGGGAAGTGCGGCTCTTTCGGCGCGAGGGGCTCGGGGGCGCGTGGCGC
The Gemmata palustris DNA segment above includes these coding regions:
- a CDS encoding anthranilate synthase component II — protein: MLLLIDNYDSFTYNLVQRFGEIDSALNMRVVRNDQITLDEIAGLAPTHIVISPGPCTPKEAGISNAVLERFAPTVPVFGVCLGHQCIGHTFGGEVIRNSRIMHGKVSPIHHDGKGLFAGMSNPFDATRYHSLVIKKETWANPDFEVSAWTAEGEIMGVRHKTWPLHGVQFHPESFLTVEGPTILRNFLALRG
- a CDS encoding glycosyltransferase encodes the protein MKLFFLASDLGDSDAAGQLALLARALPRDRFEVTVGALGPATGAAADALRASGVAVAALPVRTALDLSGMRRLRRAVQGCGATIFHTFGPDAVRVARLCLAGYDEGTAPRLVATGAVPPGGGVSGWLTARQVRRADRVIATGWAQGERYRRIGVASDRLTRIAPAVALIEEPPDRVQFCSDVGAPKDAQLIFAGGRLDAAHGTKDAVGVFDMIRYSSPALQLVLTGDGRDRAAVEGLGRALAFDDFRVRFSGARPDLAAATLLADQVWVTCERGGEHLALRAMAAGKPVVAYNTPELSEIIEDGVTGFVVPHGDRPALAAKSQALLADPDAAARMGAAGRTRAAERFGVARFAEQHARVYQELG
- the hpt gene encoding hypoxanthine phosphoribosyltransferase, translating into MEVLITADRIHARVEELATEIARTYDGKPVTVVGILTGCLMFTADLIRRINLPLRVAFITASSYRGETLVPGLLEIRDELLPDIAGKHILLLDDILDTGKTLTRVVAHLIDRGAASVKVGVLLRKIGRQEVPFEPDFVGFTIPDKFVVGYGLDFNDEYRHLPFVGVLLGGE
- a CDS encoding 3'-5' exonuclease produces the protein MAKRLDHVLVIDIESTCWDGGTPPRGEMNDIIEIGLTPLELSSGRRLEKRSILVRPERSKVSPFCTQLTTLTQEQVDTGILFKDACKILETEYLSQERLWASFGDYDRRQFDKQCRDEGVRYPFGPSHLNVKTLCSVAKGLPTEIGLPQALALYGLKLEGTHHRGHDDAWNIAALFAEFLKRMRNQA
- a CDS encoding DUF1501 domain-containing protein, with amino-acid sequence MIEITRRHFFRDCGYGLGKAALASLLVGSARGADAPRAPEPLAPKEPHFPGKAKAVIHLFMTGAPSQLDLFDYKPALAKLEGKPLPPEVIKGQRYAFIRPDAAVLGPQFKFAKHGKCGAELSEMLPHLAKTVDDVCFLKAVHTDQFNHAPAQIFFNTGFSQPGRPSIGSWAVYALGCATKELPAFVVMSTGGGISGGAANWSSGFLPTIYTGTRFRNQGDPILNVSSPAGVDAALQKDTLDLVAEMNKKRLGAVGDPEIATRTAAYEMAGRLQTAAPELTDLRKEPKKILDLYGADPDKPSFARACLLARRMVERGVRFITIYHEGWDAHSDVVGNLRGNCKATDQASAALVADLKRKGLLDSTLVVWGGEFGRTPMVESNPVLGRSLGRDHHPQAFTIWMAGGGTKPGVTLGKTDELGFHPAEGGVHVHDVQATILNQLGFDHEKLTYRHAGRDFRLTDVFGHVIKDAIA